In Sphingobium amiense, a genomic segment contains:
- a CDS encoding DUF1489 family protein: MPLHMTKIAFGAESPATLRAWLESQPGEARTSTRYLPKRVAEMAGGSLFWIHQHRIVGRSPIIGFEETGTGRHWIRLEPRLIGVRSTPKRAHQGWRYLEGKDAPPDLTGGEADDLDAMPPAMLGELARLGLL, from the coding sequence ATGCCGCTTCACATGACCAAGATCGCCTTCGGGGCGGAAAGCCCCGCCACGCTGCGCGCATGGCTGGAAAGCCAGCCGGGCGAGGCGCGCACCTCCACGCGATACCTGCCCAAGCGGGTGGCGGAGATGGCGGGCGGATCGCTGTTCTGGATTCACCAGCACCGGATCGTGGGCCGCAGCCCGATCATCGGGTTCGAGGAAACGGGAACCGGGCGGCACTGGATCAGGCTGGAGCCGCGCCTGATCGGCGTGCGGTCGACCCCGAAGCGCGCGCATCAGGGCTGGCGCTATCTGGAGGGGAAGGACGCGCCGCCCGACCTGACGGGGGGCGAGGCGGACGATCTGGACGCGATGCCGCCCGCGATGCTGGGGGAGCTGGCGCGGCTGGGGCTGCTTTAG
- the mgtE gene encoding magnesium transporter, with amino-acid sequence MSERGDSAQPPLHGEEFDDILTEPAEASLDEDDRLKPGFVTAVLDAVEEGNDEAARDLVSPLHPADVADLLELTPAERRGQVAAALGDIVGAEVLSELNDYVRDDLIGALAPEQVAEFAAELDTDDAVAIIEDMEEADQQAVLDAMEPEDRAAIESALAYPEESAGRLMQRDLVAVPEHMTVGQVIDYLRDNDDLTRDFWEIFVVDAAHKPIGTCQLSWVLTCPRGIAMADLMKREQTLIPVDMDQEEVALRFQKYALISAAVVDGSGRLVGMITVDDVVHIISEEAGEDILRLSGAGEGDINEPVMDSYRARVRWLLTNLLTALVASTIIGFFEGTIEKMVALATLMPIVAGVGGNAGSQTMAVTVRALATNQITGSNARRTILREIRVALLNGTTVAVVLGIGVALVFQNPHLGGVIAAAMMTNIVTAGLAGAAVPLAFDRLNLDPAVASSIFVTMITDSMGFFAFLGLATAAGLTG; translated from the coding sequence ATGAGCGAGCGCGGCGATTCCGCCCAGCCCCCTCTTCACGGGGAAGAATTTGACGACATCCTGACCGAGCCGGCGGAAGCCAGCCTGGACGAGGACGACCGGCTGAAACCCGGTTTCGTCACCGCCGTTCTCGACGCGGTCGAGGAAGGCAATGACGAGGCTGCGCGCGATCTGGTGTCGCCGCTCCACCCGGCGGACGTCGCCGACCTTCTGGAACTGACGCCCGCCGAACGGCGCGGGCAGGTGGCCGCCGCGCTGGGCGACATCGTCGGCGCGGAAGTCCTGTCCGAACTCAACGACTATGTCCGCGACGACCTGATCGGGGCGCTGGCGCCCGAGCAGGTGGCGGAGTTCGCCGCCGAACTCGACACCGACGACGCGGTCGCCATCATCGAGGATATGGAGGAGGCCGACCAGCAGGCCGTCCTCGACGCGATGGAGCCGGAGGATCGCGCCGCGATCGAATCGGCGCTCGCTTACCCTGAAGAATCCGCCGGCCGCCTGATGCAGCGCGACCTCGTCGCAGTGCCCGAACATATGACGGTCGGGCAGGTGATCGACTATCTGCGCGACAATGACGACCTGACCCGCGACTTCTGGGAAATCTTCGTCGTCGACGCCGCGCACAAGCCCATCGGCACCTGCCAGTTGAGCTGGGTGCTGACCTGCCCGCGCGGCATCGCCATGGCCGACCTCATGAAGCGCGAGCAGACGCTGATCCCGGTCGACATGGATCAGGAGGAAGTGGCGCTGCGCTTCCAGAAATATGCGCTGATTTCCGCCGCTGTCGTGGACGGATCGGGGCGGCTGGTCGGCATGATTACGGTGGACGATGTGGTCCACATCATTTCCGAGGAAGCGGGCGAGGACATATTGCGCCTGTCGGGCGCGGGCGAAGGCGACATCAACGAACCGGTGATGGACAGCTATCGCGCGCGGGTGCGCTGGCTGCTGACCAACCTGCTGACGGCGCTGGTGGCGTCCACCATCATCGGTTTCTTCGAAGGCACCATCGAAAAGATGGTCGCGCTGGCGACGCTGATGCCGATCGTCGCGGGCGTGGGCGGCAATGCGGGCAGTCAGACGATGGCGGTGACGGTGCGCGCGCTCGCGACCAACCAGATCACCGGGTCGAACGCGCGGCGCACCATCCTGCGCGAGATCCGCGTGGCGCTGCTCAACGGGACCACGGTCGCGGTGGTGCTGGGCATCGGCGTGGCGCTGGTGTTCCAGAACCCGCATCTGGGCGGCGTGATCGCGGCGGCGATGATGACCAATATCGTGACGGCGGGGCTGGCCGGGGCAGCGGTGCCGCTGGCGTTCGACCGGCTGAACCTCGATCCGGCAGTCGCATCCTCCATCTTCGTGACGATGATTACCGATTCGATGGGATTCTTCGCCTTCCTCGGCCTTGCGACGGCGGCGGGATTGACGGGCTGA
- a CDS encoding peptidylprolyl isomerase, protein MADDTLTLSLDSGGDVVIKLRPDLAPGHVARIVENAKEGFYDGVVFHRVIPGFMAQGGDPTGTGMGGHPNKPDLKAEFSREPHVRGVCSMARASNPNSANSQFFICFDDATFLDGQYTVWGEVTSGMEHVDALPKGEPPRTPGKIVKATVA, encoded by the coding sequence ATGGCCGACGACACGCTCACCCTTTCCCTCGACAGCGGCGGCGACGTCGTCATCAAACTGCGCCCCGACCTCGCGCCCGGCCATGTCGCCCGCATCGTCGAAAATGCGAAGGAAGGCTTTTATGACGGCGTGGTGTTCCACCGCGTCATCCCCGGCTTCATGGCGCAGGGCGGCGACCCGACCGGCACCGGCATGGGCGGCCATCCGAACAAGCCCGACCTCAAGGCCGAATTCAGCCGCGAGCCGCACGTCCGGGGCGTCTGCTCGATGGCGCGCGCGTCCAACCCGAACAGCGCGAACAGCCAGTTCTTCATCTGCTTCGACGACGCCACTTTCCTCGACGGCCAATATACCGTCTGGGGCGAAGTCACCTCCGGCATGGAGCATGTGGACGCGCTGCCCAAGGGCGAACCGCCCCGCACCCCCGGCAAGATCGTCAAGGCGACCGTCGCCTGA